Proteins co-encoded in one Neovison vison isolate M4711 chromosome 9, ASM_NN_V1, whole genome shotgun sequence genomic window:
- the UBAC1 gene encoding ubiquitin-associated domain-containing protein 1 — MFVQEEKIFAGRVLRLHICASDGAEWLEEATEDTAVEKLKERCLKHCAHGNLEDPKSVTHHKLIHAASERVLSDAKTILEENVQDQDVLLLIKKRAPTPLPKMADVSAEEKKKQEQKAPDREAIYRATANVPSHNMDRAEVQTNIRDFQTELRKILVSLIEVAQKLLALNPDAVELFKKANAMLDEEEDGRVDEAALRQLTEMGFPETRAAKALRLNHMSVPQAMEWLIEHAEDPTVDAPLPGQASPEGAQAEAAPEASPEAAGTSAGDEEPGDELTEIFKKIRRKREFRADARAVISLMEMGFDEKEVMDALRVNNNQQNAACEWLLGDRKPSPEELDKGIDPDSPLFQAILDNPVVQLGLTNPKTLLAFEDMLENPLNSSQWMNDPETGPVVLQISRIFQTLNRA; from the exons atGTTCGTGCAGGAGGAGAAGATCTTCGCGGGCAGGGTGCTGCGGCTGCACATCTGCGCGTCCGACGGCGCCGAGTGGCTGGAGGAGGCGACCGAGGACACGGCGGTGGAGAAGCTCAAGGAGCGCTGCCTCAAGCAC tgtgcCCATGGGAACTTGGAAGATCCCAAAAGCGTGACCCATCACAAATTGATACATGCTGCTTCGGAGAGGGTGCTGAGTGAtgccaaaacaatcttggaagAGAACGTCCAAGACCAAG ATGTCTTGTTGTTGATAAAGAAACGTGCTCCGACTCCACTTCCTAAGATGGCTGACGTCTCGGCAGAAGAAAAG AAGAAACAAGAGCAGAAAGCCCCAGACAGAGAGGCTATCTACCGAGCCACCGCCAACGTGCCGTCCCACAACATGGACCGGGCCGAGGTCCAGACCAACATCAGAGAC TTCCAGACAGAACTCCGGAAGATCCTGGTGTCGCTCATCGAGGTGGCGCAGAAGTTGTTGGCGCTGAACCCGGACGCGGTTGAGCTGTTTAAGAAGGCGAATG CGATGCTGGACGAGGAAGAGGATGGCAGAGTGGATGAGGCCGCCCTGCGGCAGCTCACGGAGATGGGCTTCCCGGAGACCAGGGCCGCCAAGGCCCTTCGGCTGAACCA CATGTCGGTGCCTCAGGCCATGGAGTGGCTGATCGAGCACGCGGAAGACCCGACCGTGGACGCGCCTCTCCCAGGCCAGGCCTCGCCGGAAGGGGCACAGGCCGAGGCTGCCCCCGAGGCCTCCCCGGAGGCTGCTGGGACGAGCGCAGGAGACGAAGAGCCCGGAGACGAGCTAACGGAGATCTTCAAGAAGATCCGGAGGAAAAGGGAGTTTCGGGCTGATGCTCGG GCGGTCATCTCACTGATGGAGATGGGCTTCGACGAGAAGGAAGTGATGGACGCCCTCCGGGTGAACAACAACCAGCAGAACGCCGCC TGCGAGTGGCTGCTGGGAGACCGGAAGCCGTCCCCCGAGGAGCTGGACAAGGGCATCGACCCCGACAGCCCTCTCTTTCAAGCCATTCTGGATAACCCGGTGGTGCAGCTGGGCCTGACTAACCCGAAAACATTACTAG